Proteins encoded by one window of Tunturibacter psychrotolerans:
- a CDS encoding sensor histidine kinase codes for MAKFQVRRWSERPRMLVFMLGVMLPAAALIAVGVWHLRTIQREKSIEAVFQREYQQVLAIAEKRIDARAYEIAEEASAKFPDASQGDQLEAFLKSHPDIAHAFLWRKGHVENQSQHDRMGDPEFVEESKKFSSMIGPWFDLDSEELIGKIKKIETTEGRHVFITSNWVTRGDKMQYQSLVVFKPRGSTAEHPALAGLIYDTDYLSNKFFPQALEEVLPDQNKNDTSHPIPEIMVRSSKEHTPLAASRCWDGGAPEVERGFDTVFPGLILGIKLHGTTIANISNHFVRTAFLILGALSLLMGGGMLLAYRNVARELALAKLKSDFVSNVSHELRTPLALIRLYAETLELGRIANPGKRQEYYEIIRKESERLSSLINNILDFSRIESGKKEYDFRQTDVADLVRGTLESYRFEIEQNGFQFEQKIDNDLPQVSLDREAIARSLLNLVNNAVKYSATEKYLGVNLYRHNGDVNLEVVDHGIGIPAKEQPKIFEKFYRVGDPMMHNTKGSGLGLSLVRHIVQAHGGEVAVESEPGRGSKFTITLPVQTSEVQQAKGVPA; via the coding sequence ATGGCGAAGTTTCAAGTTCGTCGATGGTCAGAGCGTCCACGCATGTTGGTATTCATGCTGGGAGTTATGTTGCCCGCTGCCGCGCTCATCGCGGTCGGTGTGTGGCACCTGAGGACCATACAACGTGAAAAATCGATCGAGGCTGTCTTTCAGCGAGAGTATCAACAGGTTCTGGCTATCGCCGAAAAGCGGATTGATGCGCGCGCCTATGAGATCGCCGAGGAAGCCAGTGCGAAGTTTCCCGATGCGAGCCAGGGGGACCAACTCGAGGCTTTCCTGAAGTCACACCCCGACATTGCCCATGCATTCCTATGGAGAAAAGGTCACGTTGAAAATCAATCTCAGCATGATCGGATGGGCGATCCAGAATTTGTGGAAGAAAGCAAGAAGTTCTCATCCATGATCGGACCTTGGTTCGATCTGGACTCCGAAGAACTGATCGGCAAGATTAAGAAGATTGAGACGACCGAGGGACGGCACGTTTTCATTACGTCGAACTGGGTAACCAGAGGCGACAAGATGCAATATCAGTCGTTGGTGGTGTTTAAGCCTCGCGGTTCTACCGCAGAGCATCCCGCCCTGGCAGGGTTGATCTATGACACGGATTACCTGAGCAACAAGTTTTTCCCTCAAGCGCTGGAAGAGGTGCTGCCAGATCAGAATAAGAACGATACATCTCATCCTATTCCGGAGATCATGGTGCGGAGTTCAAAGGAGCATACTCCTTTGGCTGCTTCGCGTTGCTGGGATGGAGGCGCCCCTGAAGTAGAGCGCGGTTTTGACACAGTCTTCCCCGGATTGATCCTGGGAATCAAGCTGCACGGGACTACGATTGCGAACATCAGCAACCACTTTGTGCGGACGGCCTTCCTCATTCTCGGAGCACTTTCCCTGCTGATGGGTGGAGGAATGTTGCTCGCTTATCGAAATGTCGCGCGAGAGCTTGCACTGGCTAAGTTGAAATCCGATTTTGTCTCGAACGTCTCGCATGAGTTAAGAACTCCTCTGGCACTCATTCGACTTTATGCAGAGACGCTCGAACTTGGACGCATCGCCAACCCCGGAAAGCGTCAGGAATATTACGAGATCATTCGCAAAGAAAGTGAGCGGTTAAGTTCGCTGATCAACAATATTCTGGACTTCTCGCGTATCGAGTCGGGCAAGAAAGAATACGACTTCCGCCAAACGGATGTGGCCGATTTGGTGCGGGGCACGCTAGAGTCATATCGCTTTGAAATAGAGCAAAACGGTTTCCAGTTTGAACAGAAGATCGATAACGATTTGCCGCAAGTGAGTCTGGATCGAGAAGCGATTGCGCGTTCGCTGCTGAATCTGGTGAACAACGCGGTGAAGTACTCGGCGACGGAGAAATACCTTGGGGTAAACCTCTACCGGCACAATGGCGACGTCAACCTTGAGGTTGTGGATCATGGAATCGGCATTCCCGCGAAGGAGCAGCCAAAGATCTTTGAGAAGTTCTATCGAGTGGGAGATCCAATGATGCACAACACCAAGGGAAGCGGACTGGGGTTGTCCCTAGTGCGCCATATCGTGCAGGCACATGGGGGTGAAGTCGCGGTTGAGAGCGAGCCCGGTCGAGGCAGCAAGTTCACTATTACTCTGCCAGTCCAGACTTCAGAGGTCCAGCAGGCGAAAGGGGTGCCGGCATGA
- a CDS encoding response regulator transcription factor — protein MRQKDKTKVTEAPRPARILVVEDEPNMVAGLRDNFEFEGYEVLTAGDGIEGLQRALEESPDLVVLDVMMPRMSGLEVCKQLRAQRGSIPIIMLTARGQELDKVVGLELGADDYVTKPFSIRELLARVKAVLRRTAVVPKNQDQHSFGNVEVDLRRQRVLRSGKALDVSSKEFELLKYFICHSGETLSRDRLLEEVWGYENFPTTRTVDTHLVRLRQKLEPDPEQPQYFLTVHGTGYRFVG, from the coding sequence ATGAGACAAAAAGATAAGACGAAGGTAACAGAAGCGCCGAGGCCAGCGAGAATTCTTGTCGTGGAGGACGAGCCCAATATGGTGGCTGGACTTCGAGACAACTTCGAGTTTGAAGGGTATGAAGTACTGACAGCGGGCGATGGAATCGAAGGCCTTCAGAGAGCGCTCGAAGAGTCTCCCGACCTTGTGGTCCTCGATGTCATGATGCCCCGCATGAGCGGGCTGGAAGTATGCAAACAGCTACGCGCTCAACGTGGTTCGATTCCGATCATCATGCTGACTGCCCGCGGGCAGGAACTAGACAAAGTGGTGGGCCTCGAACTCGGCGCGGACGACTACGTGACCAAACCGTTCTCAATCCGCGAGTTGTTGGCGCGAGTGAAGGCCGTGCTGCGACGCACGGCAGTGGTTCCCAAAAATCAGGATCAACACTCGTTCGGTAACGTGGAAGTCGATCTGCGGCGTCAACGAGTGCTCAGATCAGGCAAGGCTCTCGATGTCTCCTCTAAAGAGTTCGAGCTATTGAAGTACTTCATCTGCCATTCGGGCGAAACGCTCAGTCGTGATCGTCTTCTGGAAGAGGTTTGGGGATACGAGAACTTCCCAACTACCCGAACCGTGGATACGCACCTGGTACGTCTACGTCAAAAACTTGAACCCGATCCCGAACAGCCACAGTACTTCCTCACAGTGCATGGAACAGGGTATCGGTTTGTCGGCTAA
- a CDS encoding PP2C family protein-serine/threonine phosphatase — MPQSSMVGSMVLPSDVPLQDERDSLLREKLDLHSQLFEAAQIQRKLSGPREFRRGCLQFASEVFAARFLPGDFTSFLQRGSKVLVAHGDIAGKGVAAGMWFTNLAGLLQSYDRPSSDPAKIASEINRHLCYLRPIAPFATAFLARVDCNLGELSYCNAGHFPPILLRADGRTELLETGGPLLGAIGGARFELGKLTLEPGDTLVAYSDGVLECPNTSGDEFGLDRIVAALRGAESTLAQGTLMMLLATLQDFANGSPLCDDVSLTVIQRDATCRHPEELAG; from the coding sequence ATGCCCCAATCCTCAATGGTGGGGTCGATGGTGTTGCCATCCGACGTGCCACTGCAGGACGAGAGGGACTCGCTTCTGCGAGAAAAACTGGATCTCCATTCCCAGCTGTTCGAGGCAGCACAGATCCAGCGCAAACTAAGCGGCCCGCGCGAGTTTCGCCGCGGTTGTTTACAGTTCGCAAGCGAGGTCTTCGCGGCGCGCTTTCTTCCTGGGGATTTCACGTCGTTCCTGCAAAGAGGGTCCAAGGTTCTTGTGGCGCACGGAGACATCGCCGGTAAAGGTGTTGCGGCTGGCATGTGGTTCACTAATCTGGCTGGCCTTTTGCAAAGTTACGACCGTCCGAGTTCCGACCCGGCAAAGATTGCCTCGGAGATAAATCGCCACCTCTGCTATCTGCGGCCGATTGCGCCGTTCGCCACGGCATTTCTCGCGCGGGTTGACTGCAATCTTGGAGAGCTCAGCTACTGCAATGCCGGCCATTTTCCGCCAATATTGCTTCGCGCGGATGGAAGGACTGAGCTGCTTGAAACAGGTGGCCCGCTGTTGGGTGCCATCGGAGGTGCGAGGTTCGAGTTGGGCAAACTGACTCTTGAACCCGGAGACACGCTTGTCGCATACTCCGATGGTGTACTTGAATGCCCCAACACTTCAGGCGACGAATTCGGGCTGGATCGGATAGTAGCGGCTCTACGAGGCGCCGAATCGACGCTAGCTCAAGGCACGCTCATGATGCTCCTTGCCACCTTACAAGACTTCGCGAACGGTAGTCCGCTTTGCGACGATGTCAGCTTGACAGTGATTCAACGCGACGCGACATGTCGACACCCGGAGGAACTTGCCGGATGA
- a CDS encoding YncE family protein encodes MASCLRLLFWAFIASLLGGCACGSVCGQALTSVPPLGTLISDRGIVLNAAAHKIYAVDQAHGAVVVINSRTGVATSIATGTRPEAIAVNNATNRIYVVNSGAGNVSVIDGAVDRVTGTIKTDRRPYYIAVNEATNKAYVSNTFSKVMTVLDLSTDTPSDWAIGSGDAVAVDSKSNQVYLLGYEDPNLRIMNGATGEVTREPVGSIHAWALAIDQGIRKLYVTGVGSADVLVVDLESRTHTVIKVGNYPCAIAVNPKTHMAYVTNYADNTVSVIDGVSGKVKGTIPVGSHPQSVAVDPTRARVYVGNMQGNNISVIDASRMKIIQTLPAGSHPYAVVTDPETGAVYAGNMLDPENSEAPVYTAVITAKATK; translated from the coding sequence TCTGCGGTCAGGCGCTCACGTCCGTTCCACCCCTCGGAACTCTCATCTCCGATCGTGGCATAGTGCTCAACGCCGCCGCGCACAAGATCTACGCTGTCGATCAGGCCCACGGAGCCGTGGTCGTCATCAACAGCCGGACCGGTGTAGCCACAAGCATAGCCACCGGAACGCGCCCCGAAGCCATCGCCGTCAACAATGCGACCAATCGTATCTACGTGGTGAACTCCGGCGCCGGCAACGTAAGCGTCATCGACGGCGCCGTTGATCGAGTTACCGGCACCATCAAAACGGATCGCCGGCCCTACTACATCGCTGTCAACGAAGCCACCAACAAGGCGTACGTCTCGAACACCTTCAGCAAGGTGATGACCGTACTCGACCTCTCCACCGATACTCCCAGCGACTGGGCCATCGGATCCGGAGACGCCGTCGCCGTCGATTCGAAAAGCAATCAAGTTTATCTGCTAGGGTACGAAGATCCCAATCTCCGCATCATGAACGGAGCGACCGGCGAGGTCACCCGTGAGCCTGTCGGAAGCATCCATGCCTGGGCTCTGGCCATCGATCAAGGAATCCGCAAGCTATATGTAACCGGGGTTGGTTCTGCCGACGTGCTCGTCGTCGATCTCGAATCGCGCACACACACGGTTATCAAGGTCGGCAACTATCCCTGCGCGATCGCGGTGAACCCGAAGACCCATATGGCCTACGTCACCAACTACGCCGACAACACCGTCAGCGTCATCGATGGAGTCAGCGGCAAAGTCAAAGGCACGATTCCGGTCGGCAGCCATCCGCAATCCGTCGCGGTCGATCCCACCAGGGCTCGGGTGTACGTAGGCAACATGCAGGGCAACAACATAAGTGTTATCGACGCCTCACGCATGAAGATCATTCAGACATTGCCTGCAGGCAGTCACCCTTACGCGGTCGTGACCGACCCCGAGACCGGCGCAGTCTACGCGGGCAATATGCTCGATCCAGAGAACTCGGAAGCCCCTGTCTACACCGCCGTCATCACCGCGAAAGCGACAAAATAG